Proteins co-encoded in one Nitrospiria bacterium genomic window:
- a CDS encoding DUF2283 domain-containing protein, producing the protein MKIEYDTDHDLLNIEFLPDVSIDDSQEIDGIVIDYAKDKRIVAIEVLDASKRTTHDPADLIGLAVVRAKSAPSDRVRERETGYGKKKRKS; encoded by the coding sequence ATGAAGATCGAATATGATACGGACCATGATCTGCTGAACATCGAGTTCCTGCCGGATGTTTCGATCGATGATTCGCAAGAGATCGACGGCATTGTTATCGATTACGCCAAGGACAAGCGAATCGTCGCGATCGAAGTCCTGGACGCGAGCAAGCGGACCACCCATGATCCCGCGGACCTGATCGGCCTGGCCGTCGTCCGGGCCAAATCGGCCCCGTCGGATCGCGTGCGCGAACGGGAAACGGGATACGGAAAGAAGAAAAGGAAATCGTAG